One genomic window of uncultured delta proteobacterium includes the following:
- a CDS encoding conserved hypothetical protein (Evidence 4 : Homologs of previously reported genes of unknown function), with protein sequence MATQRKVIVSAAITGAIHTPSMSPYLPATPDQIIKNAVDASRAGAAIVHVHARDEQGKPTADHKTFGYILSAVKDQCDAVIGITTGGAQGMTTEERFAPIARFQPEMASANGGTMNFCFNRLGDGIKEFLHDWEKPFLDYTWDSVFKNTCKDIDHYLRVMNDAGTLPEFEIFDYGQLNNVAYFVKAGLVKKPIYLQFVPGVLGGMPIGNDVFMFVLDQAKKMLGQDIQFSSVAPGRRMFRLAAFCALNGGNVRVGLEDGLYIKPDGELAVDNAAQVTKVIRILKDLDYEVASPAEAREYLQLKGRDNVRF encoded by the coding sequence ATGGCTACACAGCGAAAAGTTATCGTTTCGGCCGCCATTACAGGGGCCATACATACTCCGAGCATGTCACCGTATCTGCCGGCCACGCCGGACCAGATCATCAAAAACGCGGTAGACGCCAGCAGGGCGGGCGCGGCCATTGTGCACGTCCACGCCAGGGACGAGCAGGGGAAACCCACCGCGGACCACAAAACCTTCGGGTATATTCTGTCGGCCGTGAAGGACCAGTGCGACGCGGTCATCGGCATCACGACCGGCGGCGCCCAGGGTATGACCACCGAAGAGCGGTTCGCGCCCATCGCGCGGTTCCAGCCGGAAATGGCCTCGGCCAACGGCGGCACCATGAACTTCTGCTTCAACCGTCTGGGCGACGGCATAAAAGAGTTCCTACACGATTGGGAAAAGCCGTTCCTCGACTATACCTGGGACAGCGTGTTCAAAAATACCTGCAAGGATATAGATCACTACCTCCGGGTCATGAACGATGCGGGAACGTTGCCGGAGTTTGAGATTTTTGACTACGGCCAGTTGAACAACGTTGCTTATTTCGTCAAGGCCGGGCTGGTGAAAAAGCCCATTTACCTGCAGTTCGTGCCCGGCGTGCTGGGCGGCATGCCCATCGGCAACGACGTGTTCATGTTCGTGCTCGACCAGGCGAAAAAAATGCTCGGTCAGGATATTCAGTTCAGTTCCGTGGCTCCGGGGCGCCGCATGTTCCGCCTGGCCGCGTTCTGCGCGCTTAACGGCGGCAACGTGCGGGTGGGGCTTGAGGACGGTCTGTACATCAAGCCGGACGGCGAACTGGCGGTTGACAACGCCGCACAGGTCACAAAGGTCATCCGCATCCTGAAAGATCTGGATTATGAAGTGGCTTCCCCGGCCGAAGCCAGGGAGTACCTGCAGCTCAAGGGCCGGGATAACGTGCGGTTCTGA
- a CDS encoding Antibiotic biosynthesis monooxygenase, protein MLNVTVMVEVHPEFTAQYRDAIMRHARNSLSREEGCLGFAVHVHESDSNRFFLYESYRSRRDFEEVHVPSPYLAEVEALTAPWVRTKELFLWEQYPRTGSS, encoded by the coding sequence ATGCTGAACGTTACCGTCATGGTGGAAGTCCATCCGGAATTCACGGCGCAATACCGTGACGCCATTATGCGTCACGCCCGTAATTCCTTAAGCCGGGAAGAGGGATGCCTCGGCTTTGCGGTGCATGTCCACGAATCTGACTCCAACCGTTTTTTTCTGTACGAATCGTACCGCTCCCGCCGGGATTTCGAGGAGGTCCACGTACCCTCCCCGTATCTTGCGGAAGTGGAGGCCCTGACCGCCCCGTGGGTCAGGACAAAGGAACTGTTCCTCTGGGAACAATATCCCCGGACCGGAAGTAGCTAA
- a CDS encoding hypothetical protein (Evidence 5 : No homology to any previously reported sequences): protein MDLRAETLLPHSGEGRLGVMAKGGQPRRWMTVSGFLQRYFFRYYVTNFDTSHGLLFLYYPVITAEYFCIDFGISLAVPCAALLPRLPCGRAASPAGMNIQY from the coding sequence GTGGATTTACGGGCCGAGACGCTCCTCCCGCACAGCGGGGAGGGGCGTCTCGGCGTGATGGCAAAAGGCGGCCAGCCGCGCCGTTGGATGACGGTTTCCGGTTTTCTCCAGCGGTATTTTTTCCGATATTACGTTACCAATTTTGATACATCGCACGGGCTCCTGTTTTTATACTATCCTGTAATTACTGCGGAATATTTTTGTATCGATTTTGGCATATCCCTTGCTGTTCCGTGTGCGGCACTGTTGCCGCGCTTGCCGTGCGGGCGCGCGGCATCCCCTGCCGGTATGAACATTCAGTATTAA
- a CDS encoding TRAP dicarboxylate transporter, DctP subunit: MFQKTAIKALCLSVLCFGLLLGQEAFAAKKTVLKFSAGNSATNPSVIALNEKFKPMLEELTKGQVEVQIFDNSQLGGERDQMEQMQSGVLQMAYISPVLGSIYPKMNILDLPFLFRDEAHVDMVLDGPLGEEILKDLPSVGLIPLGYFENGFRVTTTSKRAINSLEDMKGLKIRTPQAPLSVAIFNALGANPTPMSFTELYSALQQGVVDGQENSYNTWTSSRFFEVQKYVAETNHMWGSFAILASASWWKRLDQGTKDAIIKTCKETSKYQRQVFRSQTADSKKMATDNGMQVTTPDLTGFRKALQPVYEDFYKQHPDYKELIQKILAL, translated from the coding sequence ATGTTTCAGAAAACAGCGATAAAAGCCCTGTGCCTTTCCGTTCTCTGTTTCGGTCTTTTGCTCGGCCAGGAGGCGTTTGCCGCCAAGAAAACCGTCCTCAAGTTCAGCGCCGGGAACAGCGCCACCAATCCAAGCGTGATAGCCCTGAATGAAAAATTCAAACCCATGCTGGAAGAGTTGACCAAGGGCCAGGTCGAAGTGCAGATATTTGACAACTCCCAGTTGGGCGGCGAGCGCGACCAGATGGAGCAGATGCAGAGCGGCGTGCTGCAGATGGCGTACATAAGCCCGGTGCTCGGCTCCATTTATCCCAAAATGAACATCCTCGACCTGCCGTTCCTGTTCCGTGACGAGGCCCATGTGGATATGGTCCTCGACGGTCCCCTCGGTGAGGAGATTTTGAAAGATCTTCCTTCAGTCGGCCTGATTCCCCTGGGATATTTTGAAAACGGCTTCCGCGTCACCACGACGTCCAAGCGAGCCATCAACTCGCTCGAGGACATGAAGGGACTCAAGATACGCACGCCGCAGGCGCCTCTTTCCGTCGCCATTTTCAACGCCCTTGGGGCCAACCCCACTCCCATGTCGTTCACGGAGCTTTACAGCGCGTTGCAGCAAGGCGTCGTGGACGGGCAGGAAAACTCTTACAACACCTGGACGTCCTCCCGGTTCTTTGAGGTGCAGAAATACGTCGCCGAGACCAACCATATGTGGGGAAGTTTCGCCATTCTCGCCAGCGCCTCCTGGTGGAAGCGCCTTGATCAGGGAACCAAGGACGCCATCATAAAAACCTGTAAGGAAACCAGCAAATATCAGCGGCAGGTGTTCCGTTCCCAGACCGCCGACAGTAAAAAGATGGCCACGGACAACGGCATGCAGGTCACCACGCCCGACCTGACCGGTTTCCGCAAGGCGCTGCAGCCGGTGTATGAAGATTTCTACAAGCAGCACCCCGACTACAAGGAACTGATCCAAAAAATCCTCGCGCTGTGA
- a CDS encoding putative Transcriptional regulator NanR (Evidence 3 : Function proposed based on presence of conserved amino acid motif, structural feature or limited homology): MISQEEPIRTKRLHEHVAERLQTLIIDRHMKPGDKLPSERELQTMFGIGRPAVREALLMLQHAGLITLRSGRPATVAQADPRNILNEVRLAVDHFLADTDGLKELQAARRLLECGMAYLAAKNCTDEDLAVMRETLERAEMAVDDIRAFESEDLAFHYAIIKTSNVRLFEVIFHALNDWLREQRSLPFTRPGQPYFTVKEHRAVYDAIASKDPVASLLAMDAHMAKVEENYWNAREAHEAKMKIRKKAQGMQSMPDAGEG, encoded by the coding sequence ATGATTTCTCAAGAAGAACCTATCCGCACAAAACGGCTGCACGAGCATGTGGCGGAACGGCTGCAGACGCTTATCATTGACCGCCACATGAAACCCGGAGACAAGCTGCCGTCCGAGCGGGAGCTGCAGACGATGTTCGGCATTGGCAGACCCGCTGTGCGCGAGGCCCTGCTCATGCTGCAGCATGCCGGTCTTATCACGCTGCGTAGCGGCAGGCCCGCGACCGTGGCCCAGGCTGACCCCCGGAACATTCTCAATGAAGTGCGGCTCGCCGTGGACCATTTCCTGGCGGACACCGACGGCCTCAAGGAGCTCCAAGCCGCGCGCCGGCTTCTTGAATGCGGCATGGCTTACCTGGCCGCCAAGAACTGCACTGACGAAGATCTCGCGGTCATGCGTGAAACCCTTGAACGGGCGGAAATGGCCGTTGACGACATCAGGGCATTTGAAAGTGAGGATCTGGCGTTCCACTACGCCATCATCAAAACGTCCAATGTCCGGCTTTTTGAGGTTATCTTCCATGCGCTGAACGATTGGCTGCGCGAACAGCGCTCGCTCCCTTTCACGCGGCCGGGCCAGCCCTACTTTACGGTCAAAGAACACAGAGCCGTCTACGATGCCATCGCTTCCAAGGATCCCGTGGCGTCCCTGCTGGCCATGGACGCGCACATGGCGAAAGTGGAAGAGAACTACTGGAACGCCCGCGAAGCCCATGAAGCCAAGATGAAGATCCGCAAAAAAGCGCAGGGGATGCAGTCCATGCCGGATGCCGGGGAAGGCTGA
- the icp gene encoding Inhibitor of cysteine peptidase — protein sequence MRFLRLLSFAALLFCAACSGRQPQPLTLTDADTAEIVTLAPGQELVLRLSGNPTTGYSWQAVKIPPMLRQVGEAVYTQDAARPGMVGVGGTEEWRFKATARGTGNLEFSYQRPWEKGPAKKRLYNISVW from the coding sequence ATGCGCTTTTTACGGTTACTCTCTTTCGCGGCCCTGCTTTTCTGCGCGGCCTGCTCCGGGCGGCAGCCGCAGCCCCTGACCCTCACCGATGCCGACACGGCTGAAATCGTCACCCTCGCGCCCGGCCAGGAGCTTGTGCTGCGCCTCTCCGGCAACCCGACCACCGGCTACAGCTGGCAGGCCGTAAAAATCCCCCCCATGCTGCGGCAGGTCGGGGAGGCCGTGTACACCCAGGATGCGGCGCGGCCAGGCATGGTCGGCGTGGGAGGGACGGAAGAGTGGCGCTTCAAGGCCACCGCGCGCGGAACCGGCAATCTGGAGTTCTCTTACCAGCGCCCATGGGAAAAGGGTCCCGCCAAAAAACGGCTCTATAATATTTCGGTGTGGTAA
- a CDS encoding Tripartite ATP-independent periplasmic transporter DctQ component, with protein sequence MALLQSLEKLERMTKKILEFVVFILFAVMTTLTFAQVFTRFFLNASLSWSEELARFTLVWLVFTASILTYGEKIHIAVDALTCKLTGMTSHVVQICNRVCVLLFCCAVIAGAVEFLPVTALQKSPACGILMSYVYSAIPLSMAFMGLTTIKEICGIIRSMGRTKEDAE encoded by the coding sequence ATGGCATTGCTACAAAGTCTGGAAAAATTGGAACGCATGACGAAAAAGATTCTTGAATTCGTTGTGTTTATCCTTTTCGCGGTTATGACCACTTTAACGTTCGCCCAGGTTTTCACCCGATTTTTTCTCAACGCGTCCCTGAGTTGGAGCGAGGAGTTGGCCCGGTTCACCCTTGTTTGGCTGGTGTTTACGGCTTCGATCCTGACGTACGGTGAAAAGATCCATATCGCGGTGGACGCCCTTACCTGCAAGCTGACCGGCATGACCAGTCATGTCGTGCAGATTTGCAACCGCGTTTGCGTGTTGCTCTTCTGCTGCGCCGTCATCGCGGGCGCGGTGGAATTCCTGCCCGTGACCGCGCTGCAGAAATCCCCGGCCTGCGGGATTCTGATGTCGTACGTATACAGCGCCATCCCCCTCAGCATGGCGTTCATGGGGTTAACCACCATAAAGGAAATTTGCGGCATTATCCGGAGCATGGGCAGGACCAAGGAGGATGCGGAATGA
- a CDS encoding TRAP dicarboxylate transporter, DctM subunit codes for MILFLLSLFALLAIGVPIFVSLGLSALLLWTLEQQFLDFVSIFQKLYIGVDSFTLMAVPFFMLAGEFMNTGGLSKRLVNFAQKILGWIPGGLGFTTIIASMLIAAILGSASASAAMVGMIMIPEMVKRGYNVGYSSALVASAGAVGPIIPPSIPMIIFGVIAQQSIVKLFAAGYIPGIMMGLMFGIYNYMYAKKAGYPAEERPTGREFYAAFKDAGLTLLLPVIIMGGILGGVFTPTEAGVVAVVYAFFVGVLIYREIPLSEIPGVFVRASKSSAMVLMVVTVASFLSWVLTMQRIPQSITALILSQTDSAIVFLLVVNGIMIVLGMFLDAVSALTIMTPVLLPAALALQVDPILFGVMLTVNLSIGVLTPPVGLNLYVAASIANIDIVRVTRSVMPFVGILCAILVLMTFFPKMFLIL; via the coding sequence ATGATACTATTTCTCCTTTCCCTGTTCGCTCTTCTGGCGATAGGGGTCCCGATCTTCGTTTCCCTGGGGCTGAGCGCTCTTTTGCTCTGGACGCTCGAACAGCAGTTCCTGGACTTTGTTTCCATTTTCCAGAAGCTGTATATCGGCGTGGATAGCTTCACGCTGATGGCGGTTCCCTTTTTCATGCTGGCCGGGGAATTCATGAACACCGGCGGGCTGTCCAAACGCCTCGTGAATTTCGCGCAGAAGATATTGGGCTGGATTCCCGGCGGCCTCGGTTTCACCACGATCATCGCCTCCATGCTGATCGCGGCCATCCTGGGTTCCGCGTCCGCGAGCGCGGCCATGGTCGGCATGATCATGATCCCGGAAATGGTCAAGCGCGGGTATAACGTTGGGTATTCCTCCGCTCTGGTCGCTTCCGCCGGGGCTGTTGGGCCCATCATCCCCCCCAGCATCCCGATGATCATCTTCGGTGTGATCGCGCAGCAATCCATCGTCAAGCTGTTCGCGGCCGGGTATATACCGGGCATAATGATGGGGCTCATGTTCGGCATCTACAACTACATGTATGCTAAAAAAGCCGGTTACCCGGCGGAAGAACGCCCCACCGGCAGGGAATTCTATGCGGCGTTCAAAGACGCGGGGTTGACGTTGCTGCTGCCGGTCATCATCATGGGCGGCATTCTCGGCGGCGTGTTCACGCCTACCGAAGCCGGGGTTGTGGCTGTGGTGTACGCGTTTTTCGTCGGTGTTCTGATTTATCGCGAAATTCCGCTCAGCGAGATCCCCGGCGTTTTCGTGCGCGCTTCCAAAAGCAGCGCCATGGTGCTTATGGTCGTGACGGTCGCTTCATTCCTGTCCTGGGTGCTCACCATGCAGCGCATCCCGCAGAGCATTACCGCCCTGATCCTTTCCCAGACGGACAGCGCGATAGTCTTTCTGCTGGTGGTCAACGGCATCATGATAGTTCTGGGCATGTTCCTGGACGCGGTTTCCGCGCTGACCATCATGACGCCGGTTCTGCTCCCGGCGGCGCTGGCGCTGCAGGTGGACCCGATACTCTTCGGTGTCATGCTGACGGTCAACCTGAGCATCGGGGTGCTGACGCCGCCGGTGGGCCTGAACCTGTACGTCGCCGCGAGCATCGCCAACATTGATATCGTCAGGGTTACCCGGTCGGTGATGCCGTTCGTCGGGATTCTGTGCGCTATACTGGTACTTATGACCTTTTTCCCCAAGATGTTTCTGATCCTGTAA
- a CDS encoding CoA-transferase family III: MSLLQGLRILDTSTVIAAPFCTSLLADFGADVIKVEMPGSGDPSRAMGPFADGQSLVWPGLGRNKRSVTLDLRKPEGKEIFLQLVAKSDVLIENFRVGTLDKWGLDAATLRAANPKLIIARLTGFGQTGPNAPKAGFGTPLTAFSGMTYISGHKDRPPVSPSFSLLDYIAGLYLWSSVMMALYNRDVLGGQPEDVDVSLYESLFRMFDFIVGDYHKNNVIRERNPGLAGGISPAGTLETKDGQWIVVVTSTQRTWEYLAKAMGREDLVENPLYRTNKDRVANDASLMAMVAAWIKSKNADELLPILDAAGVPCSKLYSIKDIFEDPHYAAREDVLEVPHPTMGTIKMPGIFPKFTRNPGEVKWAGPALGEHNKDVYEDLLGLDGARLAALKEAGVL, from the coding sequence ATGTCACTTCTTCAGGGATTGAGAATACTCGATACTTCCACGGTTATCGCCGCCCCGTTCTGCACCTCGCTGCTGGCGGATTTCGGCGCGGACGTGATCAAGGTGGAGATGCCGGGATCCGGCGACCCCTCCCGCGCCATGGGTCCGTTCGCGGACGGGCAGAGCCTGGTCTGGCCGGGGCTTGGCCGCAACAAGCGCTCGGTAACCCTGGATCTGCGTAAGCCCGAAGGCAAGGAAATTTTCCTGCAGCTCGTCGCCAAGAGCGACGTGCTTATCGAAAACTTCCGCGTGGGCACCCTGGACAAGTGGGGCCTGGATGCGGCAACGCTGCGGGCCGCCAACCCCAAGCTTATCATCGCCCGGTTGACGGGGTTCGGCCAGACCGGCCCCAACGCGCCGAAAGCCGGGTTCGGCACGCCGCTGACGGCGTTTTCCGGCATGACCTACATTTCCGGGCATAAAGACCGCCCGCCCGTCAGCCCCTCGTTTTCCCTGCTCGACTATATCGCGGGCCTGTATCTGTGGTCTTCCGTCATGATGGCGCTGTACAACCGCGACGTGCTCGGCGGCCAGCCCGAGGACGTGGACGTGAGCCTGTACGAAAGCCTTTTCCGGATGTTCGACTTCATCGTCGGCGACTACCACAAAAACAACGTCATCAGGGAAAGAAACCCCGGCCTCGCGGGCGGCATCAGCCCGGCCGGGACGCTGGAAACCAAAGACGGCCAATGGATCGTCGTGGTGACGAGCACCCAGCGCACCTGGGAATATCTGGCGAAAGCCATGGGCCGGGAAGATCTTGTGGAGAATCCCCTGTACCGCACCAACAAGGACCGGGTGGCCAACGACGCCTCGCTCATGGCGATGGTCGCGGCCTGGATCAAGTCCAAGAACGCCGACGAGCTTTTGCCCATTCTGGACGCGGCCGGTGTGCCCTGCAGCAAGCTTTACAGCATCAAGGACATCTTTGAAGACCCGCACTACGCGGCCCGCGAAGACGTTCTGGAAGTGCCGCACCCCACGATGGGAACGATCAAGATGCCCGGCATTTTCCCCAAGTTCACGCGTAACCCCGGCGAAGTGAAATGGGCCGGTCCGGCTCTCGGCGAGCATAACAAGGACGTTTACGAGGACCTGCTCGGCCTGGATGGCGCCAGACTGGCCGCCCTGAAAGAAGCGGGCGTTCTGTAG
- a CDS encoding conserved hypothetical protein (Evidence 4 : Homologs of previously reported genes of unknown function): protein MNFHRMLQKRAAEGKSCRVGLIGLGKFASMFVSQVRNIPGLHLVGVADLSPERARTAFARIGWEADLYAAASLEEAAKSGKTCIISESKQLIASPFVDIIVEATGSPEAAIPHVLACCEHKKHIIMVTVEADAVAGPYLARKAQEAGIVYSLAYGDQPAEIYELVDWARTSGFEVVAAGKGTKYLPGYHQSTPDTVWEYFGISPEDAKRGGLNAKMFNSFMDGTKSAIEMASVANACDLHCNPAGLQFLPCGVDDLQQQLIPQADGGQLPLKGQVEIISSEERDGRHVFRDLRYGVYVVFKGKTEYQKNCFHEYKFLKDKTGMYTAMYRPNHLIGLELSITIATIAIHGEATGAPIVFNGDVVATAKKDLAAGDILDGEGGYAVYGKLMPAKDSLAVGGVPLGLCNNVKLLKPVKAGDPVTWGDVAIDETSVAVKVRKEMETYYKNGGK from the coding sequence ATGAATTTCCACAGGATGTTGCAAAAGAGGGCTGCGGAAGGAAAGTCGTGCAGGGTCGGCCTCATCGGTCTCGGCAAGTTCGCGTCAATGTTCGTGTCGCAAGTGCGGAACATCCCCGGCCTCCATCTGGTGGGCGTTGCCGACCTTTCTCCGGAGCGGGCCAGAACGGCGTTTGCGCGGATAGGCTGGGAAGCGGATCTCTACGCGGCGGCGTCTCTCGAAGAGGCGGCAAAGAGCGGGAAGACCTGCATTATCAGTGAATCCAAACAGCTGATCGCGTCGCCTTTCGTCGATATCATCGTGGAGGCGACCGGCAGCCCGGAAGCGGCCATCCCTCACGTTCTCGCGTGCTGCGAGCATAAAAAGCACATCATCATGGTCACCGTGGAAGCCGACGCCGTGGCGGGTCCCTACCTGGCGCGCAAAGCGCAAGAAGCGGGTATCGTCTACTCCCTCGCCTACGGCGACCAGCCGGCGGAAATTTACGAGCTGGTTGACTGGGCGCGGACCTCGGGCTTTGAAGTGGTCGCCGCGGGCAAGGGCACGAAGTACCTGCCCGGCTATCACCAATCCACGCCCGACACGGTATGGGAATACTTCGGCATCTCGCCGGAAGACGCCAAGCGGGGCGGCCTGAACGCCAAAATGTTCAACTCCTTCATGGACGGCACCAAGTCCGCCATCGAGATGGCGTCCGTGGCCAACGCGTGTGACCTGCATTGTAACCCGGCGGGCCTGCAGTTTTTGCCTTGCGGCGTGGACGACCTGCAGCAGCAGCTTATCCCGCAGGCCGACGGCGGCCAGCTGCCGCTGAAAGGTCAGGTGGAGATCATCAGCAGCGAGGAGCGCGACGGCCGCCACGTGTTCCGTGACCTGCGCTATGGCGTGTATGTGGTTTTCAAGGGCAAAACCGAATACCAGAAAAATTGTTTCCACGAATACAAGTTTCTGAAGGATAAAACCGGCATGTATACGGCCATGTACAGGCCCAATCACCTGATAGGGCTTGAGCTTTCCATTACCATCGCCACCATTGCCATCCATGGCGAAGCCACGGGCGCGCCGATCGTCTTTAACGGGGACGTTGTGGCCACCGCCAAAAAAGACCTGGCCGCCGGCGATATCCTGGACGGTGAAGGCGGCTACGCGGTTTACGGCAAACTGATGCCCGCAAAAGACTCCCTTGCCGTAGGCGGCGTTCCCCTGGGACTGTGCAATAACGTCAAGCTTCTCAAACCCGTCAAGGCGGGAGATCCGGTTACCTGGGGTGATGTCGCTATCGACGAAACCAGCGTGGCCGTCAAAGTACGTAAGGAAATGGAAACCTATTACAAAAACGGCGGGAAATAA